A genomic stretch from Shewanella woodyi ATCC 51908 includes:
- a CDS encoding monovalent cation:proton antiporter-2 (CPA2) family protein — MTAYFIQAFIYLCAAVIAVPLAKRLGLGSVLGYLIAGVIIGPVIGLVGSETNTLQHFAEFGVVMMLFLVGLELEPRMLWDMRNKLIGLGGLQIGLTTLVITAGGLYFGLVWSVALTVGLIFALSSTAIVLQTFSEKDLSKTEGGKNAFSVLLFQDIAVIPMLALIPLLALPELIEKAQSIAGQAAEHHEELSLVAGLPGWAYGIVLLLSIAIVVVGGHYLSRPLFRYVANSGLREIFTATALMLVIGIAALMSLVGLSPALGTFLAGVVLANSEFRHELESNIEPFKGLLLGLFFITVGAGIDFNVLASNIGPVLGLTAGVMLIKALVLFALAFIFKIKNSDRWLFALSLAQAGEFGFVLLSYTVQNHVIPSDLAQMLSLVVALSMFLTPGLFIFFDKVILPKYEHSENDREADEITEKGTVIIAGIGRFGQLVNRFLRANKIDTVVLDHQISQVENLKKINVKSFYGDATRPDLLHTAGIENAAMIVIAIDNNERAVELTKYVKHTYPKVKIFARAFDRGHHFELKHAGADFIISETYHSALELGKEALISMGVHPFKAEQKRATLRELELCYKDSLYEMWKANSEDSKYSTHFRDLFIELETAIAKAMKSERFDEQAKVERGWTPPPKGYEKQFNDSDEGVS, encoded by the coding sequence ATGACAGCTTACTTTATTCAAGCCTTTATCTACCTTTGCGCTGCGGTTATTGCCGTGCCTTTGGCTAAACGACTCGGGCTTGGCTCAGTGCTAGGCTATCTGATCGCAGGGGTCATAATTGGACCTGTTATCGGACTGGTTGGCAGTGAAACGAATACGCTGCAACACTTTGCAGAATTTGGTGTCGTGATGATGCTATTTCTCGTTGGTCTCGAACTTGAGCCTAGAATGCTCTGGGATATGCGTAATAAACTTATCGGACTCGGCGGTCTGCAGATAGGACTCACAACATTAGTGATCACCGCAGGTGGGCTCTATTTTGGACTCGTATGGAGTGTCGCACTCACCGTCGGCCTTATCTTTGCGCTCTCATCGACAGCCATTGTGTTACAGACCTTTAGTGAGAAAGATCTCTCAAAAACCGAAGGCGGTAAAAATGCTTTTTCGGTACTACTGTTTCAAGATATCGCTGTTATCCCTATGCTGGCGCTTATCCCACTACTGGCGCTGCCTGAGCTGATAGAAAAAGCGCAATCCATCGCGGGTCAAGCCGCTGAACATCATGAAGAACTCTCCTTAGTGGCAGGACTTCCCGGCTGGGCTTACGGGATCGTATTACTACTTTCTATCGCCATCGTTGTCGTCGGTGGTCACTACTTAAGTCGCCCTCTATTTCGCTATGTGGCTAATTCAGGGCTACGAGAGATCTTCACTGCCACGGCGCTTATGCTAGTTATTGGCATCGCTGCATTGATGAGCCTTGTGGGTCTATCACCTGCGCTAGGAACTTTTCTCGCTGGAGTGGTGTTAGCCAACAGCGAGTTCCGCCATGAACTTGAGTCCAATATTGAGCCCTTTAAAGGATTGTTATTAGGACTGTTCTTTATCACAGTAGGGGCTGGTATCGACTTTAATGTGTTGGCAAGCAATATCGGTCCAGTCCTTGGGTTAACTGCTGGCGTAATGCTCATTAAAGCCTTAGTTTTATTTGCATTAGCCTTTATCTTTAAAATTAAGAATAGCGACCGTTGGCTATTTGCCTTGAGCTTGGCCCAAGCAGGGGAATTTGGCTTCGTACTCCTTAGCTACACAGTACAGAACCACGTGATCCCAAGCGATCTTGCTCAGATGTTATCTCTGGTCGTCGCACTCTCTATGTTCCTCACCCCAGGCCTATTTATCTTCTTCGATAAGGTGATATTGCCAAAATATGAGCATTCAGAAAATGACAGAGAAGCCGATGAGATAACCGAAAAAGGCACTGTTATTATCGCTGGCATCGGCCGCTTCGGTCAGTTGGTAAACCGTTTTTTACGGGCCAATAAGATTGATACTGTGGTGCTAGATCATCAAATATCTCAAGTCGAAAACCTTAAAAAGATCAATGTTAAAAGCTTTTACGGCGATGCCACTAGGCCAGATCTTCTGCACACTGCGGGCATAGAAAACGCCGCTATGATCGTTATTGCCATCGACAATAATGAACGCGCAGTTGAGCTAACAAAGTATGTCAAGCATACCTACCCTAAGGTCAAAATATTTGCCCGAGCCTTCGACCGAGGTCATCACTTTGAACTCAAACATGCAGGCGCCGATTTTATTATCAGTGAGACCTATCACTCGGCCTTAGAGTTAGGCAAGGAAGCATTGATATCGATGGGCGTACACCCCTTTAAAGCTGAGCAGAAAAGGGCCACCCTTCGTGAACTCGAGCTTTGTTATAAGGATTCTCTCTACGAAATGTGGAAGGCAAATAGTGAAGACAGCAAGTACAGTACACACTTTAGAGATCTGTTTATCGAGCTGGAAACCGCCATCGCCAAAGCGATGAAGAGTGAACGCTTTGATGAACAAGCTAAGGTAGAGCGAGGCTGGACTCCACCACCAAAAGGCTATGAGAAACAGTTTAATGACTCAGATGAGGGAGTCTCATGA
- a CDS encoding NAD(P)H-dependent oxidoreductase — protein sequence MPDERKKILVLFAHPSQERSEVNKPLFTECQQHGDVTCIDLYREYPTFHIDIDKEQQRLVEHDVIIFMFPLYWYSTPAILKQWQDLVLEYGFAYGTNGNALKGKTFLCAISAGGSEDAYQEVGYNHFSIRELLQPLEQTASLTGMEYLAPFVLFGSRSAVEENRVHEHINQMHQLLNALSNNKLDLAQAKSLPLLNKNLATLIQA from the coding sequence ATGCCCGATGAGAGAAAGAAAATTTTAGTGCTATTTGCACACCCTTCCCAAGAGAGATCAGAGGTCAATAAACCACTCTTTACCGAGTGCCAACAACATGGTGATGTCACCTGTATTGATCTCTACCGTGAATACCCCACATTCCATATCGACATAGACAAGGAGCAGCAAAGACTCGTTGAGCATGATGTGATCATCTTTATGTTCCCCCTCTACTGGTACTCCACTCCCGCTATTTTAAAACAGTGGCAAGATCTGGTGCTGGAATATGGCTTTGCTTATGGCACGAATGGCAACGCATTGAAAGGAAAAACCTTTCTGTGCGCCATCTCTGCTGGAGGCTCTGAAGATGCCTATCAAGAAGTCGGCTATAACCATTTTTCCATACGCGAGCTACTTCAACCTCTTGAGCAAACCGCCTCATTAACAGGCATGGAATACTTAGCGCCCTTTGTTCTGTTTGGCTCACGCAGTGCCGTCGAGGAAAATCGCGTCCATGAACATATTAACCAGATGCACCAGCTACTTAATGCACTGTCCAATAATAAACTCGATTTAGCACAAGCTAAGTCACTGCCGCTGTTGAACAAGAATTTGGCAACACTTATCCAAGCATAA
- a CDS encoding carbon storage regulator has product MLILTRKANSSLILTNIYDKDGQPLKDIEVHLYHDNRVGIDAAPSIDIYRSEILDLDK; this is encoded by the coding sequence ATGCTTATACTCACCAGAAAAGCCAATAGCTCACTCATTCTGACTAATATCTATGATAAAGATGGTCAACCCTTAAAAGATATAGAGGTGCACCTCTACCATGATAATCGGGTTGGTATCGATGCAGCCCCCAGTATCGATATCTACCGCTCGGAGATATTAGATCTAGATAAGTAG
- a CDS encoding PhnA domain-containing protein, with amino-acid sequence MTRELLKRCDSKCELCGSETKLASFELPDSKGYGDARIMICDTCTGQIQDPSSIDMNHWRCLNDSMWSQVPAVQIMAYRMLKQISAEAWARDLLDMLYLDEHMQAWAEAGIEEVDEDFVPHKDSNGAILEAGDNVVIIKDLNVKGTTFTAKRGTTVRGISLTNNPEHIEGRVNGTRIVILTCFVKKVPAGEE; translated from the coding sequence ATGACTAGAGAACTATTAAAGCGTTGTGATAGTAAGTGTGAGCTATGTGGTAGCGAGACAAAGTTAGCCTCTTTTGAGCTTCCTGACTCAAAAGGTTACGGCGATGCGCGTATCATGATTTGTGACACTTGTACTGGTCAAATTCAAGATCCAAGCAGCATCGATATGAATCACTGGCGTTGCCTTAATGACAGCATGTGGAGTCAAGTTCCGGCTGTTCAGATCATGGCTTACCGTATGCTAAAGCAGATAAGCGCAGAAGCTTGGGCTCGTGATCTGTTAGACATGTTATACCTTGATGAACATATGCAAGCATGGGCAGAAGCGGGTATTGAAGAGGTCGATGAAGATTTTGTGCCCCACAAAGACAGTAATGGCGCAATCTTGGAAGCGGGTGATAACGTGGTTATCATTAAAGATCTTAACGTTAAAGGAACCACCTTTACGGCCAAGCGCGGTACTACAGTTCGTGGGATCTCGTTAACCAACAATCCAGAGCATATCGAAGGTCGTGTGAACGGCACTCGTATTGTGATCCTGACCTGTTTTGTGAAAAAAGTACCCGCTGGTGAAGAGTAA
- a CDS encoding YaiI/YqxD family protein, whose protein sequence is MKIWVDADACPGVIKEILFRVADRAKVEVTLVANHSMRIPPSRYINMVTVPSGFDVADDEIVKRLDAGDLVITADIPLASEVIDKGGVALNPRGELYTEQNIKSILNMRDFMDTMRASGVQTGGPAAIGASEKQAFGNQLDRFVTKHHKPV, encoded by the coding sequence ATGAAAATTTGGGTTGATGCCGATGCCTGCCCAGGTGTGATAAAAGAGATCCTGTTTCGGGTGGCAGATAGAGCGAAAGTGGAAGTTACCCTAGTGGCAAACCACTCAATGCGTATTCCGCCTTCACGTTATATCAATATGGTGACAGTGCCGTCAGGCTTTGATGTGGCCGATGATGAAATCGTTAAGCGTCTTGATGCTGGCGATCTGGTTATCACCGCCGATATTCCGCTGGCATCAGAGGTGATCGATAAAGGCGGCGTCGCATTAAATCCCCGTGGTGAGCTTTACACTGAGCAGAACATCAAGTCGATTTTAAACATGCGTGATTTTATGGATACCATGCGTGCCAGTGGCGTTCAAACTGGTGGACCAGCTGCGATTGGTGCTAGCGAGAAACAAGCTTTTGGTAATCAGCTAGACCGTTTTGTCACTAAACACCATAAGCCAGTTTAA
- a CDS encoding PfkB family carbohydrate kinase, with amino-acid sequence MTEREHQILAILKQNPLIAQQDLADRLGISRSAVAGHIMNLTHKGIIRGKGYILAESRYAVVVGGANMDILGRPLDTLQVGDSNPGSVTCSPGGVGRNIAENLARLGSQTRLLSAVGKDTYGQAIIDQCQQAGIDMQACLQLKDASTSTYLSVLDGDSDMHVAINDMAILDRLSVELLKAQEEMLRRADLLILDANLSAPALEYLLSNFSDRPIFVDTVSCAKAKKIQPFLSAIHTLKPNLKEAEQLSGISIANYGELPKLGHWFHEQGVQRIFLSLGADGVFYSDGQTQALIPAVDVPMVNANGAGDAFLAGLAHGWLQDWDIEQSTKFAMAAAVVALSHLATINPNMSEMSVNRVIKESIC; translated from the coding sequence ATGACAGAACGCGAACATCAGATACTGGCAATACTTAAACAGAACCCGTTAATTGCACAACAAGACCTTGCCGATCGACTTGGAATAAGTCGCTCCGCTGTTGCAGGGCATATTATGAACCTGACCCATAAAGGCATTATTCGCGGCAAGGGCTATATTTTGGCTGAATCCCGTTATGCCGTGGTGGTTGGGGGGGCCAATATGGATATCCTTGGTCGCCCTTTAGATACGTTGCAAGTGGGGGATTCAAATCCCGGTAGCGTGACCTGCTCTCCTGGTGGAGTGGGGCGAAATATTGCCGAAAACTTAGCCCGCTTAGGTTCTCAAACTCGGCTACTGAGTGCGGTGGGGAAAGATACCTATGGACAGGCTATCATCGACCAGTGTCAGCAAGCGGGTATCGATATGCAGGCCTGCTTGCAGTTAAAGGATGCGTCAACCTCTACTTACCTGTCAGTGCTTGATGGTGATAGCGATATGCATGTTGCTATCAATGACATGGCGATTTTAGATAGGTTGAGCGTCGAGTTATTGAAGGCGCAGGAGGAGATGCTAAGACGTGCAGATCTGCTTATTTTAGATGCTAATCTTTCGGCGCCCGCTCTGGAGTATCTGCTAAGCAACTTCTCCGACAGGCCGATATTTGTCGATACCGTCTCCTGTGCAAAAGCAAAGAAAATCCAACCTTTTTTGAGCGCTATTCACACCTTAAAGCCCAATCTTAAAGAAGCTGAGCAGCTCTCTGGAATAAGCATCGCGAATTATGGCGAACTACCTAAGTTAGGTCATTGGTTTCATGAGCAGGGGGTGCAGCGCATCTTCTTAAGCTTAGGAGCCGATGGGGTTTTTTACAGTGATGGTCAAACTCAGGCGCTTATTCCCGCTGTCGATGTCCCTATGGTCAATGCCAATGGTGCCGGTGATGCTTTCCTTGCTGGCCTTGCCCATGGCTGGCTTCAGGATTGGGATATCGAACAATCAACAAAATTTGCCATGGCTGCGGCCGTAGTGGCTTTGTCACATCTTGCGACCATCAACCCAAACATGTCTGAAATGTCAGTCAATCGTGTTATCAAGGAGTCTATATGTTAG
- a CDS encoding pseudouridine-5'-phosphate glycosidase, which produces MLEQYLDINPEVAAALAAGKPVVALESTIISHGMPYPQNVETALRVEQIIRDNGAIPATIAILKGRLKVGMTPDEIEYLGKAGLDVIKTSRRDIPFIVAKQVDGATTVASTMILAAMAGIKVFATGGIGGVHRGAEQTFDISADLQELANTDVAVVCAGAKSILDIGLTLEYLETQGVPVIGHQTDTLPAFYTRESDFGVDYRLDTPEQIADALKAKWAMGLKGGVVVANPIPQAHQLDRAMIDEVILDALAQMDEQGISGKASTPFLLAKVAEKTKGSSLKANIELVFNNAKLAAEIAVEYTK; this is translated from the coding sequence ATGTTAGAGCAGTACCTAGATATTAACCCTGAAGTTGCAGCTGCATTAGCCGCTGGAAAGCCAGTTGTTGCATTAGAGTCGACCATTATCTCCCACGGCATGCCTTATCCGCAAAATGTTGAGACGGCGCTGCGTGTTGAGCAAATTATTAGAGACAATGGGGCTATTCCTGCGACGATCGCTATCTTAAAGGGGCGATTAAAAGTTGGGATGACACCTGATGAGATTGAGTACTTAGGCAAAGCGGGCTTGGATGTGATTAAGACCAGCCGCCGTGATATCCCTTTTATCGTCGCTAAGCAAGTTGATGGCGCAACAACTGTAGCATCAACGATGATCTTAGCGGCAATGGCTGGTATTAAGGTTTTCGCGACTGGAGGTATTGGCGGGGTTCACCGCGGAGCTGAGCAAACCTTTGATATCTCTGCTGATCTGCAAGAGTTGGCCAATACTGATGTTGCTGTCGTTTGTGCCGGGGCTAAATCTATTTTAGATATCGGGCTGACCCTTGAATACCTAGAAACCCAAGGTGTGCCGGTTATCGGTCACCAAACTGATACCTTGCCAGCATTTTATACCCGTGAAAGTGATTTTGGTGTGGATTACAGACTTGATACGCCGGAGCAGATTGCTGATGCATTGAAAGCTAAGTGGGCTATGGGGTTAAAAGGTGGCGTCGTGGTAGCAAACCCAATTCCTCAAGCTCATCAACTGGATCGCGCTATGATTGATGAGGTTATCTTAGATGCCTTAGCTCAGATGGATGAGCAGGGTATTTCGGGTAAGGCATCGACGCCATTCCTATTGGCTAAGGTGGCTGAAAAGACCAAAGGTTCAAGCCTTAAAGCTAACATAGAGCTAGTTTTTAATAATGCCAAGCTTGCTGCTGAGATTGCGGTTGAATATACAAAATAG
- a CDS encoding GFA family protein, which yields MYVGKCLCGEVQIKINGGISDIIHCHCSLCRKNSGTAFATNGFVNAADFEIISGEKSLSTFSFKPGRNRHFCSHCGSPVYSSNEQDPSRYRLRLGILDSDITERPISHNFVSSKASWEELDSKLPRYDSFEPSRQ from the coding sequence GTGTATGTCGGAAAGTGTTTGTGCGGTGAAGTACAGATAAAAATCAATGGCGGGATTAGTGACATTATTCACTGCCACTGCTCATTGTGCAGAAAAAATAGCGGTACAGCTTTTGCCACTAACGGTTTCGTCAATGCTGCAGATTTTGAGATCATATCAGGCGAAAAAAGCTTAAGCACATTTTCATTTAAACCCGGTCGAAATAGACATTTTTGCTCTCATTGTGGCTCACCTGTGTATAGCTCAAATGAACAGGATCCTAGCCGCTATAGGTTAAGACTAGGGATCCTGGACTCAGATATTACTGAACGACCCATCTCCCACAATTTTGTTTCATCGAAAGCGAGTTGGGAAGAGTTAGATAGCAAGTTGCCTAGATACGACTCTTTTGAACCTAGCAGGCAATAG
- a CDS encoding GGDEF domain-containing protein encodes MANRRFAMEKLTQLWHKPGSSLGCIMIDVDHFKTVNDTYGHDAGDLVLCRLAKVLEHAVRTDDFVCRLGGDEFLILCPETDLAGTQHIANQLLTKVNAILVTFGANKSNLNLNGHWRGCVSIGLAVRTSDMMQQTELLKQADQALYLAKEAGKNCIRTETAIAC; translated from the coding sequence TTGGCAAACCGACGTTTTGCCATGGAGAAATTAACTCAGCTTTGGCACAAACCCGGCTCCTCTCTTGGCTGCATTATGATAGATGTCGATCACTTTAAAACCGTAAACGACACCTATGGCCATGATGCTGGCGATCTTGTGTTATGCCGGCTGGCCAAAGTTCTCGAACATGCAGTGCGCACCGATGATTTTGTCTGCCGCTTAGGGGGAGATGAGTTTCTTATTCTCTGCCCCGAAACAGATTTGGCAGGAACACAGCATATCGCCAACCAGCTCCTCACTAAAGTTAACGCCATCTTAGTGACATTTGGCGCCAACAAGAGCAATTTAAATTTAAATGGACACTGGAGAGGCTGTGTGAGTATAGGTTTGGCGGTAAGAACCTCAGATATGATGCAGCAAACAGAGCTTCTTAAACAGGCCGACCAAGCCCTCTACCTTGCCAAAGAGGCGGGGAAAAACTGCATACGGACTGAAACTGCTATTGCCTGCTAG
- a CDS encoding bacteriohemerythrin, with product MDPFQWDKNFATGIDNVDFQHKKLVDLINRFGHQLACDELIMEDINQVLQELWLYTQEHFQDEERLMHEKGIDPRHLTMQKQAHRYFLHEVQLMQASISIDQPEVLKYLLDFLTQWLAYHILGDDKNMARQIEAIDAGMTPQEALQRRSHKPIMPPLPY from the coding sequence ATGGATCCATTTCAATGGGACAAGAACTTTGCCACAGGGATAGATAATGTTGATTTTCAACATAAAAAGTTAGTGGATCTGATAAACCGCTTTGGTCATCAACTCGCCTGTGATGAACTTATCATGGAAGATATCAATCAGGTATTACAGGAGCTATGGCTATACACCCAAGAACATTTTCAGGATGAAGAGCGGTTAATGCATGAAAAGGGAATAGACCCGAGACACCTTACTATGCAAAAGCAGGCTCATCGTTACTTTCTCCATGAAGTACAACTGATGCAGGCAAGCATCTCCATCGATCAGCCAGAAGTCCTTAAATACCTGTTGGATTTTCTGACCCAGTGGCTTGCTTACCATATTTTAGGTGATGACAAAAACATGGCTCGTCAAATTGAAGCGATAGATGCAGGCATGACTCCACAGGAAGCTTTGCAAAGGAGGAGTCACAAGCCGATAATGCCACCGCTCCCCTACTGA
- a CDS encoding DUF3291 domain-containing protein, translating to MELAQLNIAKARGEMDEPLMKEFVDNLESVNAMAESSEGFIWRLKDESGDATAIQAFDDPLLLVNMSVWQSPDALKGFMYMTHHISFMKRKKEWFEKLTQANYVLWWVPKGHIPDVEEGKLRLEHLREHGESPYAFSFKSRFEPSDLVITKIA from the coding sequence ATGGAGCTGGCCCAATTAAATATTGCTAAAGCCAGAGGAGAGATGGATGAGCCTTTGATGAAGGAGTTTGTCGATAACTTAGAGTCTGTCAACGCGATGGCTGAGTCCAGTGAAGGCTTTATTTGGCGACTTAAAGATGAAAGTGGTGATGCGACTGCTATTCAGGCTTTTGATGATCCTCTGTTACTGGTCAATATGTCTGTATGGCAATCTCCCGATGCGCTTAAGGGGTTTATGTACATGACTCACCACATTAGCTTTATGAAGCGTAAAAAGGAGTGGTTTGAGAAGTTAACCCAGGCGAACTATGTGCTTTGGTGGGTACCTAAAGGGCATATACCCGATGTCGAGGAGGGAAAGTTAAGGTTAGAGCACTTAAGAGAGCATGGAGAGTCGCCCTATGCGTTTAGTTTTAAGAGCCGTTTTGAGCCCAGTGATTTGGTGATCACTAAGATAGCTTGA
- the gltS gene encoding sodium/glutamate symporter, whose translation MDPQVLEPQLLEIKDFVSFTLAIIALFIGKAIISRYELLRKYSIPEPVVGGFACASIVGILYYGFDLQIEFNLDVRDILLLYFFAGIGLKADFATLIKGGKPLLILITLSTLFIFMQNFMGVSVASLFGLDPKAGLMSGSISLIGGVGTAMAWTPTFVEELGIANANELGIASNTLGLISACVIGGPIAAYLMKRHHIKANQDDSLDIGASHKTSSQHIRVDYFGVLRAWLWLNVTLIIGYFIDIALQELGLKLPMFVACLLAGIIIGNSGRALLNRSKDKGEAYLKDASQGLSLIQDICLGMFLTMALMSLKIWELEGSLFYISVVMSLQVLLSIIFTVFIVFRMMGKDYEAAVICSGFGGVTLGSTATAIVNMTAVTQQYGAAHRAFIIVPLVCGFFIDIINAMIINLFAYF comes from the coding sequence ATGGATCCCCAAGTATTAGAACCACAACTGCTCGAGATTAAAGATTTTGTCTCTTTCACTTTAGCTATCATCGCACTATTCATCGGTAAAGCCATTATCTCTCGCTATGAGTTATTGCGAAAGTACAGTATTCCAGAGCCCGTCGTTGGTGGTTTTGCTTGTGCATCTATTGTCGGCATTCTCTATTATGGATTTGATCTTCAAATAGAGTTTAATTTGGATGTAAGAGATATTTTGCTTCTGTATTTCTTTGCTGGAATAGGATTGAAAGCTGATTTTGCCACCTTAATTAAAGGTGGCAAACCCTTACTTATTTTAATCACATTGTCGACGCTGTTTATCTTTATGCAAAACTTTATGGGGGTCAGCGTTGCATCCCTATTTGGATTAGATCCTAAAGCCGGTTTAATGTCGGGCTCTATTTCGTTGATTGGTGGCGTGGGTACGGCAATGGCTTGGACGCCTACGTTTGTGGAAGAGCTGGGTATCGCTAATGCAAATGAGCTTGGGATTGCATCAAATACATTAGGGTTAATTTCTGCTTGTGTGATTGGTGGACCTATCGCTGCATACTTGATGAAACGTCATCATATTAAGGCTAATCAAGATGACAGTTTAGATATCGGTGCGAGCCATAAAACTAGCTCTCAGCATATCAGAGTGGACTATTTTGGTGTGTTAAGAGCTTGGCTCTGGCTAAATGTGACCTTGATTATTGGTTATTTCATCGATATTGCATTGCAGGAGTTAGGGCTTAAACTGCCCATGTTTGTGGCGTGTTTGTTGGCTGGTATTATCATAGGCAATAGTGGGCGAGCTCTGCTTAATCGAAGCAAAGATAAAGGAGAGGCTTACCTTAAAGATGCTTCTCAAGGACTTTCTTTAATTCAAGATATCTGTCTAGGCATGTTTTTAACCATGGCATTGATGAGCCTGAAAATATGGGAGCTTGAAGGTAGTCTGTTTTATATATCAGTGGTAATGAGCTTACAGGTGCTGCTTTCGATTATCTTTACTGTGTTTATTGTCTTTAGAATGATGGGCAAAGATTATGAGGCTGCTGTTATCTGTTCGGGTTTTGGTGGGGTAACTTTGGGCTCGACGGCAACTGCGATTGTGAATATGACTGCGGTTACTCAACAATATGGTGCAGCGCATAGAGCCTTTATTATCGTACCTTTAGTCTGTGGTTTCTTTATCGACATTATCAATGCGATGATCATTAACCTCTTTGCATACTTTTAA
- a CDS encoding universal stress protein produces MVYSELIPNQLLVLPVMVIMMNYKHILLSVALNKDSEKILRKAAQIAKQNNAQLSLIHVDLDIPHTYEGMLGIEFQERDQALRQESIAAMNQLANSQEYEIKEHIFHSGYVDDEIIDSVEKYHIDLLIMGHHKSSFIRQMLLSPSEPVLRNMPCDLMFIKLDDEE; encoded by the coding sequence ATGGTCTACTCTGAACTTATACCTAATCAACTTCTGGTTTTGCCAGTGATGGTGATCATGATGAACTACAAGCATATTCTTCTTTCAGTCGCGCTAAATAAAGACAGTGAAAAAATCTTAAGAAAGGCAGCCCAAATAGCGAAACAAAATAATGCCCAACTCAGTTTGATCCACGTGGACTTAGATATACCACACACTTATGAGGGTATGCTTGGAATCGAGTTTCAAGAAAGAGATCAAGCATTAAGACAGGAGTCTATCGCCGCTATGAACCAACTGGCTAACTCACAAGAATATGAGATTAAAGAGCACATCTTTCACAGTGGTTATGTTGATGATGAGATTATCGATAGCGTCGAAAAGTACCACATTGATCTCTTGATTATGGGTCATCACAAATCAAGCTTTATCAGGCAAATGCTACTCTCTCCCAGCGAACCCGTCTTACGTAATATGCCGTGCGACTTGATGTTTATCAAACTTGATGATGAAGAGTAA